A part of Aspergillus oryzae RIB40 DNA, chromosome 7 genomic DNA contains:
- a CDS encoding homeobox domain-containing protein (predicted protein), whose amino-acid sequence MDSHLTAITNSWSTPSWNVEQATSRTKAVSPELPRSLEKESNSAKTPVDMQSAVIKAENAFPAGAPVGQSNSVRYSGVEMPSDSSGNRNVQADGDASLSRMKLERLNHSEPLLSIPRGGSSPQAPRELTPEARTGDQEEQHDHEKDNVEAGASSDDGIGSPRTALDPKTEKKKMKRFRLTHNQTRFLMSEFTRQAHPDAAHRERLSREIPGLTPRQVQVWFQNRRAKLKRLTSNDRERMLKSRALPEDFDTTQVLRTPFDNKTASETPVPFPFYHMTSISGANASKMLLTDGLQRLNDDDYVISPLSSASTTTGSGFPSTAADRNLEGYMPNGTLANRAAPTPVPDLQRHNRSAFPFSRSSSFSEPSFNPSLHFPGRYSRPGEPVSHPGMPYGRRPVDYGINRPGTSMVVGYDGHRQLEGSVSPTGQTDQPMAYGMDGHSQQLHSYQHSLTMPASKGFGGLDLNSHMQPHGRHIPALQSLPVSEAPDYRHYSYSHHPYSMSTAMPYTQANASSMSLPASFPSDTGSASHGSVGGSTEDRINNPPQALDPLRTKFSNQPFEYSNYL is encoded by the exons ATGGA TTCTCATTTGACTGCAATTACGAATTCTTGGTCGACGCCTTCTTGGAACGTTGAACAGGCTACATCAAGGACAAAGGCAGTCTCCCCTGAGTTGCCCAGAtcgttggagaaagaaagcaattCAGCAAAGACGCCTGTCGACATGCAGTCTGCCGTTATTAAGGCTGAAAATGCCTTCCCAGCTGGAGCGCCCGTGGGTCAATCAAATTCGGTTCGATACTCCGGGGTAGAAATGCCCTCGGATTCCTCGGGAAATCGGAATGTCCAAGCTGATGGTGACGCTTCGTTGTCCCGAATGAAACTCGAAAGACTGAACCATAGTGAACCACTTCTCTCTATTCCTCGAGGGGGGTCTAGCCCCCAAGCCCCAAGAGAGTTGACACCAGAAGCAAGAACAGGAGACCAAGAGGAACAACACGATCACGAGAAGGACAATGTGGAAgcaggagcttcttcggaCGATGGAATAGGGTCGCCGAGAACAGCATTAGATCCTaaaacagagaagaagaagatgaaaagatTCCG ACTCACACACAATCAAACTCGCTTCTTGATGAGTGAGTTCACTCGTCAAGCACACCCTGACGCTGCGCACCGAGAACGATTGTCAAGAGAGATACCTGGGTTGACACCGCGGCAAGTTCAGGTTTGGTTTCAGAACAG ACGAGCTAAGCTCAAGCGGCTTACCAGCAATGATCGGGAGCGAATGTTGAAATCTAGAGCACTGCCGGAAGACTTTGATACTACTCAAGTGCTAAGGACTCCTTTCGATAACAAGACTGCGTCAGAAACACCGGTTCCGTTTCCCTTTTACCATATGACTTCTATTTCGGGCGCTAATGCATCAAAGATGCTACTGACGGACGGACTTCAACGGCTCAATGACGACGACTATGTGATCTCGCCACTAAGCTCAGCTTCGACAACAACAGGAAGTGGCTTCCCCTCTACTGCCGCTGATCGGAATTTGGAGGGCTATATGCCAAATGGCACATTAGCAAATCGGGCTGCGCCAACACCCGTCCCCGATCTCCAGAGACACAACCGTAGTGCCTTCCCATTCTCAAGATCTAGCAGTTTTTCCGAGCCGTCCTTCAACCCAAGCCTGCACTTTCCTGGCCGGTATTCTCGACCAGGCGAGCCGGTCAGTCACCCTGGTATGCCATACGGTCGGCGACCAGTGGATTATGGAATCAACCGGCCAGGCACTAGTATGGTTGTTGGATATGATGGCCATCGACAGTTGGAGGGTTCCGTCTCACCAACAGGACAAACAGATCAACCCATGGCATATGGTATGGACGGTCATA GCCAGCAATTACATAGCTACCAACATTCGCTCACGATGCCTGCCTCGAAAGGATTTGGTGGGCTCGACTTGAACTCCCATATGCAACCGCACGGAAGACACATACCTGCACTGCAATCCCTACCGGTTTCAGAAGCTCCAGACTATCGACACTATTCATACAGTCACCATCCATATAGCATGAGCACTGCTATGCCATACACACAAGCCAATGCATCCAGTATGAGCCTTCCTGCATCGTTTCCCTCTGACACGGGTAGTGCGTCACACGGATCTGTTGGCGGCTCTACTGAAGACCGAATTAATAATCCACCGCAAGCCTTGGACCCCTTGAGGACCAAGTTTAGCAACCAACCATTCGAGTACTCCAACTATCTCTGA